In Deltaproteobacteria bacterium, one DNA window encodes the following:
- the cas4 gene encoding CRISPR-associated protein Cas4 produces the protein MPVIALRVSDIKQYAYCPRVVYFHYVRPVGAKSTFKMEYGKREEARVERLETRRGLARYGLDGGKRSFHVALSSSRLGLSGRVDMLVETDEACFPVDFKFTRGRPARNHVYQVAGYGLLLEDIYGKEAPRGFVYLIPSDEAVAFELHGSLKDDIMAMLAEMRLMIAEESMPPPADNRNKCVDCEYRNFCRDVF, from the coding sequence ATGCCGGTGATAGCGCTGAGGGTGAGCGACATAAAGCAGTACGCCTATTGTCCGAGGGTCGTCTACTTCCACTACGTCAGGCCCGTGGGCGCGAAGAGCACCTTCAAGATGGAGTACGGCAAGCGCGAGGAGGCGAGGGTGGAGCGGCTCGAGACGCGGCGGGGGCTTGCCAGGTACGGCCTGGACGGAGGCAAGAGGTCTTTCCACGTGGCCCTCAGCTCATCGCGGCTGGGGCTTTCGGGGAGGGTGGACATGCTCGTGGAGACGGACGAGGCGTGCTTTCCCGTGGACTTCAAATTCACCCGCGGCCGTCCCGCCAGGAACCACGTATACCAGGTCGCAGGCTACGGCCTTCTCCTCGAAGACATCTATGGAAAGGAGGCGCCGCGTGGCTTCGTCTACCTCATCCCCTCCGATGAGGCGGTGGCATTTGAGTTGCATGGTTCCCTCAAGGATGATATAATGGCGATGCTCGCAGAGATGCGTCTCATGATCGCCGAAGAGTCGATGCCCCCTCCGGCGGACAACCGCAACAAGTGCGTGGACTGCGAGTACAGGAATTTTTGCCGCGACGTCTTTTAA